The genomic region tttattacttCCTAAATTTTATGCTGGGTTATATTCAAATTAAAAAGGGAATTGTTTAAATTTCTAATTTAGAATTTTccacttttttattaaatacttttctttatatgttttaaataataatcttattaatagtgaaaatatatcatctagatatttttttttctattatatcaCAATATTGtattctatattattttcaccAATTTTATTTAGTTGTTCTAAttcttgtatattttttttttttttcctttttacttCTTACTTTTTAACTATAAacatatacttaaaaaaaaatcgttaaataaaataactgtACTATCAGTAACTAAATTTATGCCCTCATCAACTTTAGTAAAGAGAATTTCTTCCAGGATGATAAACCACATTTAGTTGTTTACTCTCTAAATTTGATTTCCCTTTTTCATACATGTCTTCTCTTATATcctgtatatttatatcatccAAATTGCGCCTAATTGATTTTTTCCTTAGTAAGTGCATCTTTATCCAGGGGACCAATGGAGTAAACTATTGTAAAAAGAATagatataatttgtttatataatttttattcaataattattttgttctatattgaactaaaattaatattaaaaaattaaaatatatacgtttTTAATTGCTGTTTATAATTACCTTATATAGGAAGAAGCAAATGAATACAACTCCTACAAGTGGAATAGTAACTGACATGAAAATGTGAGAAAAGTTAAAGGTAGACATATTTTTAGTAGTTCTCCGTTCAACAATCAAATCAGAACTAAGTATAAATAACCCGTTTTGTTCTGACGTATCGCCTATATTACACTTTAAATTAGATAATTTAGAATTAAAACAATCAGGTACATGTTTTCTAAGTTCATCACAATAAGGTTCAGGCTTATCCGAATTACAATTACCGTACACGTTTTCATACGTACTAACAGATTCTTCAAGGTATGCTTTAAATACACTAtcacataaattattatttaaattaagaGTTTGTCGAATTGTTTCGTGATCTAAACAATAATCATAAAcaatcttcatttttttaaagtttttattattatttttaaaaaactcacatttacatttattagtACCAGAAATATCTTTTAAACCATTATTAAGTATTTCAATAAGATTTGAAAATGAATTTTCTTCCTTtgacatttttaataatatactgCCTATCCAGTAGTACATATAATGGCATTTTACTTTGCAATCTTCATTGTCTTCATCagtaaaagatataaaacataaagcTTTTAGAAGATTATCAACATTATCTtcatcataattatttaatttagaTTGTGTTTCCGTAATTTTTTCCTCATGTAAGCAGTAATCATTTGATGGATTAAAAATTCttgtataataattctttGAAGGAAATACAGAACTACCCTAAgcattaatgaaaatatatataatgagaaGAACATATTTctaagaattattttattaatcaataagaaaaagtaaacgccaaaaaatatgtataagagtaaatttgaaaaagatATGAACCTGCATTGTAAATGACATTTTTAACTATAATTTCGATATTGAAAGaatagtataaaaaatattttataaatatattcacatatatattaaatataaaaatatgtaaaatatcggtattttttatatattttatggtaaatttataaaaggaaatatatattatttaataatatttatttcttaatcTTTTCTTAGGAgtgaattaaaataattaaaatattttcacgTATAAGTAACATCTACACCTACCACATAacgataaaaatgaataatgtaatgaaaatattttaaaatatgtgtcACATATGTCATGATgaatactaaaaaaatatatcattaatataatttttcttttaatattaatttatattcgcTTTTTCATGTATAATCGcgcaaaattttaaatatttatattattaataatttactatttataaggatgatatttttattataatagtaggatgttttcatttgaaatttataaatacatacatatatatacgaatatAACTACGTAagataaataatttgttCTTTCTATTTAATTACTTATTATATGACtgtgaatatttaaaataaattatttatcataCAAAAATTCATTACGTATCTCACTTAATTATGTTtatcaatattttattatagtaCACAATAGAAAAACTTGTAGTTACTAGAATAgactaatataaaaatattttttctatgatttactataaaaaaataacttattTCCCTAATATGTAGTATAAATCTTGTGCATCActctatattatattattgggAGATTTaccttttataattaatattactcaattatcaaataaattttaagtattttttattaaaaatattaatatatatattatcatattgttaaatttaaaaatttttgattGTTTTAATgttgataaatataaaattattcctagaaataataaatttataaaatacttaATAAACGTCTTTAAAATCTTAACCAGttaaatgtaatttattttagttattatttaaatatatatttgttgaTACTACAGTAAACTATTCATTATCATATAACATTtccaaaaataaatgcaaagTTATATGacataaaataagataaaaaaataacttactaattgatattttttaaaataaaatgtataagaaaaaatattctacaAATTAATcacaattataaaaatactattaattcaatattttcttttacctTATATAGTTTACTATTTATTGACAATCTTTAATTTacgaaaattttaatatacattattaaaaggatatttatttttcactgTGTTCTCATGGAAAAAGAGAACTCATTATTAACTTCAATCACAAAATGAATTCAATGAAATATAtcactatttatttatatgaatgggctcttttttaataagtttatgtttatattttaatctttaggaaatttttacaaataataataaatattttcttatataatcATTAATAACCTAGATTATTCTaaatattaaacattttaatatattttattacaaactcattttatttttatgtatatttattagttctattataatatatataaatatattttatttatgtatttgtaaCAATCTCTGTATGTTCACTAATTActgtaaataattataatttcacTTATggtttttatcatttataatcCATAATTATACAGAAcgatacattattatatagatttgatttaatattcttattaattttcagttgctataaatattttattttattttttttaaattaattttcaaTTAATAATCAAACCATCgctattattaaatttaccataatacaaatatataaatatgctaatgttatttattattcctttaagaaattgaaattatcaattatttattaaatggaAACCTTATCTTACTAAGCGTtacaacttttttttttatttttaatatatttcctttCTTAAatgtttactattttttgaatccttccattaataaatatagccatatatatttatatttaatatttttcttttatttttttaaattctttgtaatgtaattattttcatattctataaaaaaatcgATACATtgacacatatatataaagatatgTTTGATTACTctgttatatttaatatctCAGAAAAAAGCTTATCTTAAACTATATATAATcagaaaaatagtaaatatgtTTGTAATATTCTAGTTTTACATagttttttgttataataagCAACAAAATAACAGATAATTCATataacattaatttttagggaaaaaatatggtattttattaataaaaaaaaattatatattaatttatgccatttttattagtaaGAGTATGATTCCTCAGTCATTTCATAACTTTATTCATTATACGTATTTTAATAttccttaatatatatatatatatatatataaatatatttttgtgatTTACTTATCATAAGATATTTATCTAAATTTTCAGAATAATTAGAacttacataaaaatatcaaatgCAATGATAAACCTACACGTTTtgtcaatatatttttatttaaggcatttacataattgcattaataatataatacatattatatattataaaagcaaataatatcatataataaaaatatttataaataaaattattaattttcatattttatttattattaattgtgtcacactttttattttattttaattgttttaataattacaaatactttttcaaaatagaattttcttttttatattattagtagATTCggtattttaacaaaaaaatttattgagatatatttaataattagtttttcgtaaaaaaattcacaaaatttaattatatttattgtgtTGTAagccttaaaaaaaaaaaaaaaagaatgataaaattatattatgtaaaatataatgttacatgataaataattaaatataaaccccccccaaaaaaaaaaaatatatatatgtcaatataataaagtaatataagttaatatttctttttaattttcaaaaatgcaatcacaaaaattatataatataaatgtaaaaactatttttatattatttaattggatccatatatttccttatatattatttatccAGACagatattttcttttccattatatgtaaatatttaattttctgattatattctttttacaGAAACAATTATTACActattactttttctttttgcgTTTCGTTAGATATAAGTGTATTCATTAACAAAAacttttgtttatatatctcacatttattaaaaaaaataaagttcaaatattttttatatataaaacacatgaaaaaaaatatatcaaaatataacgtttttaagaaaatagcTACATATTAATACTTAATACAATTATGATTTCATATATACTTctcttattttaattattttaaatcaaAGAACTTAAATAATAAGCAAATTGTAccataatatgaaaaaatatataatattcttcattgttatatttatagtaaaatttttaaataaacaataacATGATAGAGATTTATGTTTTGACGAATACagtacattaaaataaatgaaatagtTAAATTGTTTTCGTTGATCATTACTGTTTTACCTGTAATGATTTGCTATTCTTGCGATATGatattatatctattaaaatattcataacactattttataaattgtataatttatcaatattatagaaaatactaagaaaatgataatattaaaataagtacaatgatatttaataaaaaaactaaaataaaaaaaaatatattataacaaaatcTATGTATACTCTATAGTGCATAAATATACGTTAtgaatattaaatgtaaaataaaatgatatatatattatttttcttaattataaCGATCATTAATACTGCATATAGTAATTGTGCGATgatatacttttaatattttataattatcgGTTACTTTAAACTTTAAAggcataatatttatacctAATTAAAAgtcttcatatatatatattcttttaacactgaatataaaatacataatttatatatccctcattataatatacaagCAACAATGTGTAACAAAGATAATGCACCATATATTAAGGATCATGATAAacattatatagatataaataatgtatttttagttgattaatttttttttgtataattattaattttttttttttttaaataataatatacaaatttgACTTTAAATTACAGTAATATGTATATCTtcctttaaatatattaatgtaatttttttgtacttcattttattagTGGAATATTTAGTTTAATATGAGAATCAAACAttgttaaatatttcttattataaatatattcaattctcatattattattataaattattttgttccatttatttgtatactGATAGATTATTATTCAACTAATTcatcatatatgtatataagtactatatttataaattaatgtatgtaattatttttatcagtGGTACATAAATTAGTATTACATTAACATTCGcaattatattatgtgtaATGCAACCATTATAAAATACGTTTtctataataaaagtaaaatagaaATCAAATAAGAATTTACAAACAAAGTTATATTTCTGTCCTTATATTTcccttatatatatcttattattcttcgctaaatttcatttaactCAAACTGATGATTTCGTtgttttatcttattttattttaagctttagtatattttgtaaatatacagTATTTAAAAggtcaattttatttttatattttttactgttAGTTATATAGAGATAAtatgataaaagaaaattttatataaagtataatctattttttatatactttattttatttaaaaacttttatgcccttaataataattacaaagaaatatattataacttataaaaaaatatgtttacatttttttttcaaagtaCTATGTGTAATGATAAAACTATTGAGCATAACATTAGATAACATTatcaaattaaattatttgttttatccatttatgaatttattcattttttttgttctttgttcatatttttccaactcttcaaaaaaataaaaaatagatcATGCATATCATACTTAGagtaataacattttatCTTCCAGTTATTCAAATAGTAGGTAAAATCTGctacttttaaaataaatgaattaatatttaaaatttggttacataaataattatatataaatgcttCATTTTTCTATGCTTAAAACCTATTACTTCTATTTCCtattaacaaattttaaattcaGTGACTTATTaagatttttaaaaattaaattattttaaattcaaaatttacTCAAAATTACATTGCAACACTATATAggaagaatatatatacgtatatttttataacatatattttaatgtatatcaTAACGCAAATATATGTTACAGCTATTGTTACACTGCTCTTATTTATACTTcaatttatatgttatgttatgttaatataaataacttaCTGAATAATTACTTTCTATTCAtgcttatttaatttaaatgtaaCATAACACATTTATGAAgatttttttagtaaaataatcatttttttattttattcatatatggtTCACTAAATGTAATTgcctatatattatttattcattaacATCATGTatcaatttttctttttttcactGAATTCATTGcccttttataattttaacttacggtttatatttttatatgttatactaatatatataatttattagttttatcaatttatttaaaaattccaTATTTCATGTACTATATTAGTTTTACTGATAATTgcactttattttataggaACTACATATTATTAGACACCAATGAATTATGTTTCCATATAATATACTAATTAGAAATTTATTACTTAATCGTATCGTACATGAATTTCACTTTTGCACATATTTAAATCTTGATCcatagaattattaaatattttattatttgtctCATGTCTATTTCCCAATCTTCTTTTCATCCTAATATTCATGAACTAAACAACATCCGAAAAGGAGTATActacattaaataaatacatataaatttacaaaagtataaatttagtaattgtaattatatgtaaaaaataattatatgaatattcgAGCAGTAACTTACTTCAATATGGAATTTATGTTAaccttataaaaaaaaaagaatataaaaattattgtcATTGATATGAGTACATGTAATGCAACTAAAATAGGTAAATTAAATCACTTGTGAGATGGTAATGTTTTTAGTCGTTGTGGACATTTGTTATTAGATTCCATATATTTACCGTATTCTACTTTAAACTTTTGTAATTTCTTGCATAAAGGTTATGTATTGCCAGAAGTACATTTAtctataaaaacattatatcaTGTAATGCATTTTTCACCgaatttacaattattatcCTTAGATTCTACTACTTTTTCATTCAtgaatttttctaaattttcatacatttcataaagaataattaatccattaaaattatcattactTATATGTTCTGCAAATACCCTCGTGCATGCTGAATATGGTCTTATAAACGCCGTAATCagtttttaattctttttaaatttctatttcatttactaaaattttaatttcactagtaataatgaaatttaattacttagagttaatttaaattattgtaacttaaaataaaaattgattGAATTAATTCGAGaggtattattttaaatttaaaaccAATTaacattaaagaaaaatattttattctttaaagAGGTATTATCTATGTATTCGTAATATTTCAAAAGGCCATAAaggaataataaatgaatattccaatataatgtttaatttatatgaatatgtactaaaattaatttatattcatgtatagcacttcaataaaattatataatatgcgtattaataaaaataataggaaagtatattttgctccgaaaaatattttagttaatataaatttatactattttgaaaatattatatttagaattataaggatttcttttaaaatatataaactatactattttgttttaattttaagagAAAACTAAAGGAATTATTGtgttaagtatttttttaaaaactcaatgtataaaaataattaatgcGTCACATATTAAGATATAatgtatcatttttttttacataaataactACTAACCTGataagaatttattttttttttatttctttttttatttaaatcaCTTATATTAAGATAGAATGCCATCCGAAAGTGTTTggcaaaattaatatattttttttttgtcataatggatatatatatatagaattttGGAATTCCTTGttctaaaaattaaataaaacattttttaaagagaTTACTACATTATACATTTAActcttataattttacttttttagaaaaaatacgcgcaattatttcttaaatataaaaaagattttGATAATACTAACCTAATTAATAAACATGGTGACTCTAAAAGTGCTTGTGAAAGAATATATTCAACTAGTACAGATAGTAGAATTGATGCAACTTTTGTATTTAAATGTTAAAAGTTTTATAAGTTattggaaaaaataagattcCATTATAATCCTTATAGTGACATAATGCGTAAATACTTGAAGGGCCTTcttaataatgataaaattaataataataatagtttatttaatgtttttattaaaatttcattagGATGTTATGTTAGAGGTGTGtggaaattatataaaagaaattaatacttaatatataaaagaaatatcaGGTATATACGGattatataagaattttGACTTTTTGATTAGTCAAAATCCTCAATCTAAGGAGAATTCTAAAATtgttgaaaaatataacttttatattaatcaTCAGTGGAAatgtaaatgaaataatggTAACGACTCATGTTGTCATTTGAACAATTATAAtgatgtatataattaaaaaatataaaaagttaatatttgttctaatgtacaaaaattttagaacctaaaaacaattatgtatttcttttcaatataataaCTGTTACATTATTAGTAGCATATTTCAAAttatctattttatataaatttaataaaaattatacgtAGCAGTGTCAACATTGCTCCacaattcatataattcgttacacataaaaaaagtataaaataatatttttaagtatatttatatgtttctactttcatatatttttctcctATAAAATATGCTTTCCATGATCAATcacaaaggaaaaaatactAAATGAAAATTGCAAAATTTAAGAAGAAACTAGACAATACTTACAAagacat from Plasmodium malariae genome assembly, chromosome: 11 harbors:
- the PmUG01_11011900 gene encoding PIR protein — translated: MSFTMQGSSVFPSKNYYTRIFNPSNDYCLHEEKITETQSKLNNYDEDNVDNLLKALCFISFTDEDNEDCKVKCHYMYYWIGSILLKMSKEENSFSNLIEILNNGLKDISGTNKCKCEFFKNNNKNFKKMKIVYDYCLDHETIRQTLNLNNNLCDSVFKAYLEESVSTYENVYGNCNSDKPEPYCDELRKHVPDCFNSKLSNLKCNIGDTSEQNGLFILSSDLIVERRTTKNMSTFNFSHIFMSVTIPLVGVVFICFFLYKFTPLVPWIKMHLLRKKSIRRNLDDINIQDIREDMYEKGKSNLESKQLNVVYHPGRNSLY